AAAACAGTCGAGCGACGTTGTGACATCACtgccctcgctctctctctctctctctttacctctccctctatctctctttctctccctctctctctctctctctctctctctgtccacacacacacacgatacaGGAAGCAGTtcataaaaagtataaaataaaaaaataaaaaaataataataacaataactgaACACAACTCTGAAATATCATCCAGCAGCAACATTATGAATCATtaggagttgtgtttctgtccacctgttGTACTTATTGTAACTGACTTGTTGCTATGGACAACAGATGAATATTAGTCTTtgggctaattctggcatatttaaacaagctaaacaatgagctgaaactcactataaagctccgtaaagctgagaggagcgtgttaattctctgtaggttcatcactatgacACACTAActcattacacactgacagatcagactgtgtttctataaaaacacagattatgGAGGCTTTAAAGGGTCTCACAAACAAAAATAGTCCATTAAATGACTTCATGTAATTTGACTTTTAGCTACAAAGAGCTCGGCCGCGTTCAGCTGCACGATAAGAGgtttaaaaagtgtttctgaCCCCAACAGGTCAACGATTTCTCAACACCAGCAgctcaaccaatcaaccaaccaacatGAACCACTTTCTACATTAAAGCAACATCTGTGTGGTCAAACGTAGAGCTGgacttcattagattcccatcTTGTGAATAGAGGCCACCGAGAATATAACCATGTCGAAAATACTTAAAAccagatgaaaagaaaatattttcctcAGTTTATAATTTACTTATATCATGACAAGGCCAGATAGAGttcaaatatgtttcatttgcTGTTGTTAGTGTTAAATATTATGgtttaaccaggcggggagttccggtcctctgaaatgaagccaacgcggaagtaacttaaaactgcattctatcaaaaggccaccagggggacgaccgttttggtgtcaaaaggacttccgtctctatacaagtcaatggagactTTCCAGTTTTTTTAGGTCTGTGTTAGAAATCCTGTTTATTGActgaatatacaaataaaatctttGTTAGTTAAAAGCAACAAGTGATagaaagctctgctcatttctctgtgatgaagctgttttaatgattaaagCTGAAAGTTCAGAGACTGACTGACAAACATGAACTTTGCactttgtggtgtttcaggaggaaaaactgCCTCAAATAAAATCTCAtattagtttcacattttctccacaagctttgaatgagatcctgaaatgaagacagaagaaaatattgaatcattatactttatttattgtgtaaagCTTCAgtttgttcacacatccaatcagtaaagtctGTTAAATGACTCTTgttcaatgatttcatgttcagattcaTTTCAACCAGACAATCAATcacagaatgtcagctatgtacaagaactTAATAAATGATCTacttattgattattatcatgataatTATAGTTTTATAACACTTAATAACACCTGATTTGTGTGTGATATTGGACAAAATGCATAACTATGAATGTAAATGcaacaatacatttctttacTGATTTACAAAGTCATGAGAACAAAATATGTTTGATAAAGGAAGGTCTGATTTTTCTCTGTTAAGACCGATGAGATGGAAAAGAAACAAGAGCACAAAGTTTCAGTTTCCATGTTGAGAAATGcaagtttgtgtttatatatatgaagAAAATCATGATGAGCAGTGATAGCCTCTCTGCTGAAACACACAAGCAAGAAAGAGCATCACATAAAGAAactcaaatatttacataacataacaacaGATGAGAAGATGTTAAAGTTGTCCATCAAacttgattgacagctgatctCTGTGCAGCACAGAAACACCTCAGCAAAGAGCTCTCAGCAACAATGACAGAGACACAATAACTGACTGTCCCTCAAATGACTTCTGACTATTTgagtttacacaactcagctgtgttTCCATAATTATAACAAGGCCAAactccagcatagagaggctgagtgaatgtggtctggactctgtggaggagagtcatggtttcagagacgctgtagaaggacagaatacctgctctgtgatccaggtacactcctaGTCTGGAGGAACGAGGACCTGAGATggtagttttaatgttgttgaaccAGAATTCATAACTGTTATTGTACCAATGTAAAGCCCAAGATTTGTCATTGAGTCCAAATCCACATTCATTTAAGtatcctgctctgctgatattcttgtatgcgactgctacacGAACTCCTGTCCcgctccactccacctcccagtaacaacggcCAGTCAGACTCtgtctactcaggacctgacgATGACCAGTGAATCTGTCTGGATGACTAGAAAGAGACTGTTGTTGTCTTGTTAgttctgcttttctgttcccatcagataataacacctgtgtgtttgctgtgtttggatccagagtgatttcatgtgaatatcttaagaactcagctctggtcttgggctctgATTTtggttctgacagtaaaacgtccactttagtcactgtcagtgagatgtttgtccatttgtccctcaggatgtcctgtagtttatctctgagctctgacacagctgctgtcacatcctcaaagtatctgaGAGGACGAATAtcgatgctggatgagtctgtaggttcactgagttgtgacactgaggtgtagttgtgtagaaactggttgtgatcctctgtgtgtgagagctgcttcagttcagcgtctttcctcttcagctcagtgatctcctgctgcagcttctcctgaagctctttgactcgactcacttcagtttcctgctgggatctgatctgctgcttcacatcagagcttcttttctggaggagacggatcagctcagtgaagatcttctcactgtcctccactgctttatcagcagagagactgacggcctccacctcctgttgaagcagcttcacatctttctctctgtcctggattctctgctggatgtttagttgactcacctcgagctctctctgcctctcagtcctttctgctgcagctgagactgtgtcgtggcctttatgatcatccacagagcagagataacagataatctgctgatcagtacgacagaacatcttcatcacctcatcatgacgagagcagatgttctcctggagcttcttggaGGGATcgaccagcttgtgtttctttaatggagCTACATTATAGTGACGTTCAAGGTGTTTCTCACAATAAGAagccagacacaccagacaggacttgaaggctttcagcttcctcccagtgcagacatcacatgacacatcttcaggtccagcatagcagagatcagcagcagcagcttggagtccagtcttcttcagctcctccactatatctgctaacatggtgttttttaccaggacaggcctcggtctgaaggtctgtctgcactgaggacAGCTGTAGATTCCCTTCTTATCCTCTTCATCCCAGAAGTTGTTAATACAGCTcatgcagtagctgtgtccacagggaatagtcaccggatccttcagtagatccaaacAGATCGAACAGCAGAATTTAGCTCCGTCCAGCTGAGCTCCttgctgcgccatttcagctctcagtaaCAATGACTGTCTGAGTTTCACTTTCTGAGAAGTGAAACTAGTTTGATCTCTGATCTAAACAGCATGTGCTGCTGCAGTAAATGTAGGCTGGCAGCTCaccacatgttggttacacccatcttcAAACTGTAGATCTGAAGGGGAGGGAACAAGGAAATATGTGGACCAATCAGAGCGCGTTGTGTTtgagagcaggaagaagagggaggagttaTCAAGCGTTGATTCATTCCAGGAAGAGGAGCGGTCTGAGAGAGATACTGAGTGTTTAACCCTTTTTATACAATGAAGCTCATAtcttatttaaaaacactgctCACCTGCTTTCTGGTGGCAAAGTAATGTTGGGAATAATCTATAGAATAACATTAATGAATATCTATTGTCTACAgtgatatgtatatataatctATAGTTACTTGATCATCTGTTAATGGTGAACAACAGGAATTCATGGAAAATCCTGCATTAAATCATCATGCATTAACTGTGATTTACTTAAATATGTGTTATGAACCCTTATTAGAaatgttactgtatattacttggtatcgatttattttggtcgataactcaaaggtattgagtaccgatacctTCTGTAGTGATAGAGGGATGTTTCCactgaagaaataaataaaatgtgcaactatataaaatgaaaactaaatcaCAAGTGTCCCATTATCCAGTATTCATCTTCCCGTATTATCAACCCCACCTGAATAAAGCTTAAATAATTGCTTATAATTACTATAAACACTTTAATAGTGGCTACTCATATAAAATATACTCCACCTTGCTTTAGATGTTATCAGCCTGAAGCATTATAATGGTAGCGATAACAACTGATAACAGCCATTTAATGAGCTGATAACATTCAAAACAGGTGTTTGGAACAATAAAGTGTGTCTAATGTGatttttccaccaaaaaaacaaaaaaaatgtataattatcatgttttaaaaaagcccACATCACACTGGTGTAAGCTGAATATTAGACTAGTATTGTCTCCAAAATTAGTCGTGATGTTACAAATCCTGCTAGgtagacctgtcacaataattatcgacttataGCACactaacgtaattatcaacatcatcattgacttatcgtatgatatgtttacatgaccttgatcatttgtttttatctctgtaGCAGCCGCTAACGTAATAATTTTAAGACAAGACCTAATAGTAAGatgtgacaaagtgggtgaaaccatagactgtatataagaaatggacgtaacatccgtgacgtcacccattggtttgtggactgctgctcggaggccaatagtatcggatctgagcagcgccatcttgaaaatttcatgtgcatgctgggaaaaataaaaacatggattctacttatatgggcatcaggaggagcatgaggcgccctcctgaacctgtgaaccaatcaacctgtcaatcaccacgtagccacgccctaatgcataccctgctttatcgtcacatataaaatcagggaggccaaaatgtcccaaatgaacatcatactgcattgaagaaggctttaaactagcgattgagaccataaacacattttgaaaacgtttactgaggttagaaatcaagtgagaagttggtgaattctccattgacttgtatagagacagaagtccttttgacaccaaaacggtcgccccctggtggccttttgatagaatgcagttttaagttacttccgtgttggcctcatttcagaggaccggagctccccgcctgctccagttattacatttgtaaaggttTGTTTTTACCGAATAATAGTTACGTTATCGGCAAAAAAAATTAGGACGTTATTGGTTtagaaatgttattaaaaaacatGTGACTATAACTCTTCTCTGGACACCTTCATGTTGTCACTTTAAATTTAGACTTGTACAGTAAAAACTTTgcaattttgcattttttttctatgtttgaGTTTGGATGATTTTAGCAGCTGTTGAAGGCAGACTGACCCACATGTTCATTTAGAAGGTAACATTTAAGAAACACCACTACCTACGTCAcaaaagtagaagtagaagaatagttttttgctttgttttggttgttaaagttgaaaaaaaattaGATTTAGGAGTAGAAAAGTTAACTTACTTCACCCTACAACCCTTTTAGAACATTGAATGGTTATTATGTTGTTGTCTATCCACAGTTTCAGTGCCtatatgtttcattttgtcatttttaacatgtttgaaataaataaactaaactaaaaa
This genomic interval from Scomber scombrus chromosome 11, fScoSco1.1, whole genome shotgun sequence contains the following:
- the LOC133991133 gene encoding tripartite motif-containing protein 16-like, producing the protein MAQQGAQLDGAKFCCSICLDLLKDPVTIPCGHSYCMSCINNFWDEEDKKGIYSCPQCRQTFRPRPVLVKNTMLADIVEELKKTGLQAAAADLCYAGPEDVSCDVCTGRKLKAFKSCLVCLASYCEKHLERHYNVAPLKKHKLVDPSKKLQENICSRHDEVMKMFCRTDQQIICYLCSVDDHKGHDTVSAAAERTERQRELEVSQLNIQQRIQDREKDVKLLQQEVEAVSLSADKAVEDSEKIFTELIRLLQKRSSDVKQQIRSQQETEVSRVKELQEKLQQEITELKRKDAELKQLSHTEDHNQFLHNYTSVSQLSEPTDSSSIDIRPLRYFEDVTAAVSELRDKLQDILRDKWTNISLTVTKVDVLLSEPKSEPKTRAEFLRYSHEITLDPNTANTQVLLSDGNRKAELTRQQQSLSSHPDRFTGHRQVLSRQSLTGRCYWEVEWSGTGVRVAVAYKNISRAGYLNECGFGLNDKSWALHWYNNSYEFWFNNIKTTISGPRSSRLGVYLDHRAGILSFYSVSETMTLLHRVQTTFTQPLYAGVWPCYNYGNTAELCKLK